In Anthocerotibacter panamensis C109, the sequence CTCCAAAAGGACTACTGCATGGGCACAGATGGCTTCGCCCCGGCCCACTGGCCCTACCCCTTCATTCGTTGTGGCTTTGATCCCCACACACGAAGGAGCCACGCCTAAGACCTGGCTCAGGTTGGCACGCATCATCTCTAGGTGCGGTTTCATTTTAGGAGCTTCGGCCACAATTACAGTGTCCAAATTGACGATGCGATAGTTGTGCTGGGCGACGAGCTGACCGACTTTTTCGAGGAGGAGCAGACTGGAGATGTCTTTCCACTCGGGGTCGTCGGGGGGGAAGAGGTGACCAATATCGCCCAAGGCAGCCGCACCTAATAGAGCGTCCATGATGGCATGGGTGAGGACATCCGCATCCGAATGACCCAACAGCCCCAACGCATAGGGAATCGTCACCCCACCCAGGATCAAAGAGCGTCCAGGGACGAGGCGGTGTATATCGTAGCCGTTACCTACACGCATCGATGGTTCTCCTGTATCCTCTGTGTTCCTTAAATTAAAGATTCACGAGGAACACAAGGGAGTAGACCATCTACAGGCTACCATCGTTCTAAGGGAACCATCTAAATCAGAACTCCATGCGGGTTCGGTTTTCTCTTGCAAGAGTGCAGATGGTCAATCAGGGGGCATCTTGAAAGCGCAGGATAGACATTAGATGGATATCGGAGCACTCGTTGAATTTCGTCTTCATGGTGACCGGCAGTTAGGAGTAGTTGCGGGGCCGGAGGGCAAGGGCAAATGGAACCTCCGAGTCCCCTCCGGGCACGTCCATACCGTCCATCCCCGTCAGGTCAGTTATGTCGTTCCGGGAGAGACCGGCTTGGGCATTGGTCAGATTGTCGCTTTCAGTGACCGGGTAGAGCTGTTGGTCGCTGGGGCGGACCTAGAGGTGGCCTGGGAGTTGCTCCAGGAAGTCGAGACCCCGGTCACACCGCGAGATTTGGCTGGATTGCTCTTCGATCAGGTCACCCCAGAAACTTGTTACGCCGCCCATGTCCTATTGAGCAACGACCGGCTGTATTTCAAGCAGAAGGCCGAAGCCTACGAACCCCGCACCCAAGCGCAGGTGGAAGAGATCCGTCATCAACTGGAATCGGCCCAGCGCAAGGCTCGCCAGCACCAGCAATTCATGCAACGGGTCCAAGATCAATTGCGCCAACCTCGACCCAACCCCTGGCAGGAGACCGACCGCTCCCGCATCGAGTGCCTAGAGCGCTATGTTTTATGGCAGGACGAGAGTGCGGACAAGACCCAGGCCCAAGAACTACTCCGTGCTTTGGGCTATAAAGAAGACGCCCAGGTAGCCCAACAACTGCTGGTGGATCTCCAACTCTGGAGCCCCTACGAGAACCTGTTCCTGCGCCGTTCGGGTGTGCCGATTCACTTCCCGGAGCCGGTGTTGGACTACACCCACAAACTGTTGGACGCCCCTCCCGTAGACTCAGTCCCGCGTACGCTTCTGCACCATTTGGCCGCCTATGCTATTGATGACCCCAGTACCAATGAGATTGACGACGCTCTGAGCGTAGAACGCCTCCCGGATGGCTCAGAGCGCCTCTGGGTACATATCGCAGACCCGACCCGTTGGGTCCAAGTAGGGGACCCCCTAGACCTGGAAGCCCGACGCCGTGCCACCAGTATCTACCTACCCGAAATCACCATTCCCATGTTCCCCCCGCTGCTCGCGACCGGGCCTATGAGCCTCTTACCGGGTCGCCAAAGCTGTGCTTTGAGCTTTGCCATCCAGTTAAGCCCCCTGGGAGAGGTCGTGGACTACCAGATCCAGACAACCCTCCTAGATACGGTCTACCGTCTCGACTATCAGGAGGTGGACCAGCTGCTGGAGACCGGGGTGGAGCCCGTCTTAGAGCGTTTGTGGGCGATGGCCCAACAGCGCCGCCAGTACCGTCTGGGCCTGGGGGGAATTCAGATTGATATGCCGGAAGCCTCGATTAAAGTCAAGAACCGGGGCGAAGACCTACACCTGGAAGTGCTTACCGACAGCCCCGCGCGGGCCTTGGTCTCGGAGATGATGATCCTCGTCGGGGAGGTAGCAGCCCGCTACGCCCAAACCCACCAATTGCCCCTACCCTACCGAGTCCAGCCCACTCCGACCTTGCCGCCTGCCGAGGAATTAGAGCGTCTGCCCTGGGGTCCGGTGCGCGACTATGCTATCTGTCGCTGTATGCAACGCGGCGAACTCCGGGTTTCCGCCGGTCGCCATGGGGGGCTAGGTCTGGATGGCTACGCCCAGGCAACCTCCCCCATCCGCCGCTACAGCGACCTGATTGTCCATTTTCAGATCAAAGCGCATCTACACGGTCAGACCGTCCCCTATAATGCCCAAACGCTCAAGGAATTGCTGATGACCCTGGAGTCCGCCACGGGGGATGCCGTCTATCTGGAGCGCCAGAGTGTACGCTACTGGGCCTTGGAATACCTACGCCGCCACCGCGACCAACCGCAACCGGCTCTAGTTCTGGATTGGTCGGGGGGTGACCCGGTGCGTCCGATTGTGCTGTTGGAGAATTCCGGGCTACGCCTGCCCGTCCGCCTTGACCGCCCGGTGGAGCGCGGGGACATGCTCGATCTCAAAATCACCCATATCGAACCCAGCCGGGACTTTTTGATTCTCAAAGAGATGGCTTGATACTGACCTCAAAGCTCGACTTTGACCCCACGCCAAAAGGCAACCCGACCCTGGATTTGTTTGGCAGCATCCTTGGGGGTGGGGTAGTACCAAGCAGCATCTTTATTCTCCTTGCCGTCTACCACCACGCTGTAATAGCTGGCTACGCCCTTCCAGGGACAGGTGGTGTGGTAGCTACTCTCCTTAAAATATTCCCGGTTCAAGGCTTCGGGGGGGAAATATTGATTCCCTTCGACGACGACACAGTCTTTGCTTTCAGCGAGAACGGCCCCATTCCAGGTTGCTTTGGGCATGGCTTGTTTTCCTTATTGCTTCTTTATTCCAGGATAAACTATTCCTTCAACTCAGCCAGTGCTCTAAAAGTCAAGGGGAAGAGCGGCTCAGCCAGGGCTTTAAAAGAGCGGGCGTATTGCTGGATTTCCCACTGGGCATCTGGACTCAGGCGCAGGTCCAAGAAATGCAGCAAGGCGCGGATATTAAAGGTTACGTAGAGGCTGGAGTAGGTGCAGTGGGGGAGCACGCCCCGCGCCTGTTCGCGGCAGACCCCGGCTTCCAGCAAGGCTGCATAGGTTTTATAGGCAGCCTCTACAGCCTGCTGATAAATGCTGATGACCTGAGCTTGCTCAATCGTCTCTGAAGGCACCGACGCCTGACGATTACTCTTGCTCTGTCCTCGAAATTTACTGGGG encodes:
- the thyX gene encoding FAD-dependent thymidylate synthase translates to MTEEATLDMADPLGDGISSVQLIQQVGDDRMIAAAARVSLANDLKIRSDEDNFKLIKYLLKHQHGTPLEHNLITYRITAPLYVIQELLRHRHLSFNQESARYIQVQNRAYVPSKFRGQSKSNRQASVPSETIEQAQVISIYQQAVEAAYKTYAALLEAGVCREQARGVLPHCTYSSLYVTFNIRALLHFLDLRLSPDAQWEIQQYARSFKALAEPLFPLTFRALAELKE
- the ispF gene encoding 2-C-methyl-D-erythritol 2,4-cyclodiphosphate synthase — translated: MRVGNGYDIHRLVPGRSLILGGVTIPYALGLLGHSDADVLTHAIMDALLGAAALGDIGHLFPPDDPEWKDISSLLLLEKVGQLVAQHNYRIVNLDTVIVAEAPKMKPHLEMMRANLSQVLGVAPSCVGIKATTNEGVGPVGRGEAICAHAVVLLE
- a CDS encoding ribonuclease catalytic domain-containing protein, with the translated sequence MDIGALVEFRLHGDRQLGVVAGPEGKGKWNLRVPSGHVHTVHPRQVSYVVPGETGLGIGQIVAFSDRVELLVAGADLEVAWELLQEVETPVTPRDLAGLLFDQVTPETCYAAHVLLSNDRLYFKQKAEAYEPRTQAQVEEIRHQLESAQRKARQHQQFMQRVQDQLRQPRPNPWQETDRSRIECLERYVLWQDESADKTQAQELLRALGYKEDAQVAQQLLVDLQLWSPYENLFLRRSGVPIHFPEPVLDYTHKLLDAPPVDSVPRTLLHHLAAYAIDDPSTNEIDDALSVERLPDGSERLWVHIADPTRWVQVGDPLDLEARRRATSIYLPEITIPMFPPLLATGPMSLLPGRQSCALSFAIQLSPLGEVVDYQIQTTLLDTVYRLDYQEVDQLLETGVEPVLERLWAMAQQRRQYRLGLGGIQIDMPEASIKVKNRGEDLHLEVLTDSPARALVSEMMILVGEVAARYAQTHQLPLPYRVQPTPTLPPAEELERLPWGPVRDYAICRCMQRGELRVSAGRHGGLGLDGYAQATSPIRRYSDLIVHFQIKAHLHGQTVPYNAQTLKELLMTLESATGDAVYLERQSVRYWALEYLRRHRDQPQPALVLDWSGGDPVRPIVLLENSGLRLPVRLDRPVERGDMLDLKITHIEPSRDFLILKEMA
- a CDS encoding DUF427 domain-containing protein, translated to MPKATWNGAVLAESKDCVVVEGNQYFPPEALNREYFKESSYHTTCPWKGVASYYSVVVDGKENKDAAWYYPTPKDAAKQIQGRVAFWRGVKVEL